One Triticum dicoccoides isolate Atlit2015 ecotype Zavitan chromosome 5B, WEW_v2.0, whole genome shotgun sequence genomic window carries:
- the LOC119311241 gene encoding cytochrome P450 78A9-like — translation MATPDDCAASWLLYLSLAAKCGGDHPGRLAGLLAVCAAAFALTCLLHWCFPGGPAWGRWWLTRRLKGSLVSGPRGLPLIGSMWLMTGLAHRKLAAEASRLGGRAKRLMAFSLGETRMVVAAHPDVAREILYSPAFADRPIKESAYGLLFHRAIGFAPHGAYWRALRRVASTHLFSPWQVTASAPQRAVIAHQMVAALASAGAGVEVRRVLRRASLHNVMWSVFGRRYDLGTGKESEEVRELSHLVDEGYDLLGQLNWSDHLPWLARFDPQGTRARCSRLVPLVNSFVGRIIDDHRSAAPSAAVKDFTDVLLSLQGGDRLADADMIAVLWEMVFRGTDTVAVLMEWVLARLVLHPDVQARVHEELDRAVGPDRAVTESDAASLPYLHAVIKETLRVHPPGPLLSWARLATSDIHVDGFLIPAGTTAMVNMWAITHDPDVWAEPNEFRPERFVAGQPAAELSVMGSDLRLAPFGAGRRSCPGKSLAMATVAFWLATLLHELEFLPSPDPARGVNLGETLRLSCEMAAPLAVTPRPRRPAA, via the exons ATGGCGACTCCCGACGACTGCGCCGCCAGCTGGCTTCTGTACCTTTCGCTCGCCGCCAAATGCGGCGGCGATCACCccggccgcctcgccggcctcctcGCGGTCTGCGCCGCCGCCTTCGCACTCACCTGCCTCCTGCACTGGTGCTTCCCCGGCGGGCCGGCCTGGGGCAGGTGGTGGCTCACCCGCCGCCTCAAGGGCTCCCTCGTCTCGGGGCCCAGGGGCTTGCCGCTGATCGGCAGCATGTGGCTCATGACCGGCCTCGCCCACCGCAAGCTTGCCGCCGAGGCCTCGCGCCTGGGCGGCCGTGCTAAGAGGCTGATGGCCTTCTCCCTCGGCGAGACGCGCATGGTGGTCGCCGCGCACCCGGACGTGGCTAGGGAGATCCTCTACAGCCCGGCCTTCGCCGACCGCCCCATCAAGGAGTCGGCGTACGGGCTCTTGTTCCACCGCGCCATCGGCTTCGCGCCCCACGGCGCGTACTGGCGCGCGCTCCGCCGCGTCGCCTCCACGCACCTCTTCTCCCCGTGGCAGGTCACCGCGTCAGCTCCCCAGCGCGCTGTGATCGCGCACCAGATGGTCGCAGCCCTCGCTAGCGCCGGCGCCGGCGTCGAGGTCCGGCGCGTGCTGCGGCGCGCGTCGCTGCACAACGTGATGTGGTCCGTGTTCGGCCGCCGCTACGACCTGGGCACCGGCAAGGAGAGCGAGGAGGTCCGCGAGCTGAGCCACCTGGTGGACGAAGGCTACGACCTGCTGGGCCAGCTCAACTGGTCCGACCACCTCCCCTGGCTGGCCCGCTTCGACCCGCAGGGCACACGCGCCCGGTGCTCCCGTCTCGTCCCCCTCGTGAACAGCTTCGTCGGCCGCATCATCGACGACCACCGCTCCGccgctccgtccgccgccgtcaagGACTTCACCGACGTCCTGCTCTCCCTCCAGGGCGGCGACAGGCTCGCCGACGCCGACATGATCGCGGTGCTCTGG GAGATGGTGTTCCGCGGGACCGACACAGTGGCGGTgctgatggagtgggtgctggCCCGGCTGGTGCTGCACCCGGACGTGCAGGCGCGGGTGCACGAGGAGCTGGACCGCGCGGTGGGGCCCGACCGCGCCGTGACCGAGTCCGATGCCGCCTCCCTCCCCTACCTCCACGCCGTCATCAAGGAGACACTCCGCGTTCACCCGCCCGGCCCGCTGCTCTCCTGGGCCCGCCTCGCCACCTCGGACATTCACGTTGACGGGTTCCTCATCCCCGCTGGCACCACAGCCATGGTGAACATGTGGGCCATAACCCACGACCCCGACGTGTGGGCCGAGCCGAACGAGTTCCGCCCGGAGCGGTTCGTCGCCGGACAGCCGGCCGCCGAgctctccgtcatggggtcagaccTCCGCCTGGCGCCGTTCGGGGCCGGGCGGAGGAGCTGCCCCGGGAAGAGCCTGGCGATGGCGACGGTGGCGTTCTGGCTGGCGACGCTGCTGCACGAGCTGGAGTTCCTGCCCTCCCCCGACCCGGCGCGCGGCGTCAACCTGGGGGAGACCCTGAGGCTGTCGTGCGAGATGGCGGCCCCGCTGGCCGTGACGCCGAGGCCGCGACGCCCGGCGGCGTGA